A stretch of ANME-2 cluster archaeon DNA encodes these proteins:
- a CDS encoding J domain-containing protein has protein sequence MVKIKGHEIGPIIVNNAGNRRALQYKNNIVTVLRRIGVNENDIHIPLENIATKKAKASATWYLSGYRMQYSHNLQSKYVENLHVIFKVIEIQANLVMSEKNTLSDFISEFKEDKDVDIRRKEAREFFGCDPDETDFEIIHTKYKAMAKELHPDMSTGDTEKFKMLNIAHKILKRELT, from the coding sequence ACACGAAATCGGTCCAATAATTGTTAACAACGCTGGTAATCGAAGAGCTCTGCAATATAAGAATAATATTGTTACGGTTTTGAGAAGGATCGGTGTTAACGAAAATGACATTCACATCCCTCTTGAAAATATAGCGACTAAAAAAGCCAAGGCTTCTGCAACCTGGTACCTGTCAGGTTATCGAATGCAGTATAGTCATAACCTGCAAAGTAAATATGTAGAAAATCTTCATGTTATATTCAAAGTAATTGAGATCCAGGCAAATCTGGTGATGTCTGAGAAAAATACATTATCCGATTTTATTTCAGAGTTCAAAGAGGATAAAGATGTTGATATTAGGCGCAAAGAGGCGCGAGAGTTCTTTGGTTGCGACCCGGATGAGACTGATTTTGAGATAATTCATACAAAATACAAGGCGATGGCAAAAGAATTGCACCCGGATATGTCAACGGGGGACACTGAAAAATTCAAGATGCTTAATATTGCACATAAGATACTGAAGAGAGAATTGACTTAG